Genomic window (Streptomyces cadmiisoli):
ACGCGGGCTGCCTCGCCATCACCGGCTACGAGGGCACCGAGGAGGACACCGCGCACCGACGGGAACGAGTAGCGGCCGTCCTGCGCGAGGCCGGCGGTACCAGCCTGGGCGGCGAACCGGGGGAGCGGTGGGCGCACGGCCGCTACTCGGCGCCCTACCTGAGGGACTCGCTCCTGGACGCCGGTGCCTTCGCCGAGACACTGGAGACCGCCACCTTCTGGTCCCGCCTCCCCGGTCTGTACGCAGCCGTCCGGGACACGCTCACCGCCACCCTCACCGAGTCCGGCACACCGCCGCTGGTGATGTGCCACATCTCGCACGTCTACGAGAACGGCGCCTCCCTGTACTTCACCGTCGTCTCCGCGCAGGGCGAGAACCCGGTGGCGCACTGGGCAACCGCCAAGCGCGCCGCCAACGAGGCGATCCTGGCCGCCGGCGGCACCATCAGCCACCACCACGGCGTGGGCACCGACCACCGCGACTGGTACGTCCAGGAGGCCGGCCCGCTCGGCATCGGCGCGCTCCAGGCCGTCAAACGACGGCTGGACCCCGACGGCCTCCTCAACCCCGGCGTCCTCCTGCCCGCCGATTGAGCCGCTCCACCCACCCCGACCCCCGTCAAGAGCCGCGCCCTGGAGGCACACCGATGCGTCAGTTCACCGCCATCGTCAACCCCACCGCGGGCGGTTCCGCCGGGGTCGCGGTGCTGCTCCGCGTGGCCCGCCTGCTGCGGCAGGCCGGAGCCGGGCTGGAGACCGAGTACAGCCGCAGCCTGGAGCACGCCCGGGACCTCGCCCGCGAGGCGGGGCAGCGCGGCCGGGTCGTCCTGGCCGTCGGCGGCGACGGTATCGCCGGCGGCATAGGCGGCGCGCTGAGCGGCACCGACACGCTTCTCGGCCTGGTCCCGGCCGGGCGGGGCAACGACTTCGCCCGCGCCCTCGGTCTGCCCACCGAGCCCGAGGCACTGGCCCGGGTGCTGCTCGACGGCGCCCCCCGCGCCGTCGACACCATCGAAGTCGAGTCCGTCCACGGCCGGGCCGTCGTCCTCGGCAGCGTGTACGCAGGCGTCGACGCCCTCGCCAACCGCCACGCCAACCGATCCGCCCTGTTCAAGGGGGCCGCCTCCTACTACGCGGGCGGACTGCGGGCCGTCGCCTCGTGGCGTCCGGCCGCCTACCGCGTCACCGTCGACGGCGAGCAGCTCGCGCACCGCGGGTACACCGTCGTCGCCGCGAACTCCGCCTACTACGGTTCCGGCCGCATCATCGCCCCCGGCGCCCGCGTCGACGACGGACTGCTGGAGGTGGTGATGATCCGTGAGGCGCCGCGCAGGCTGTTCTTCGCCTTGATGCAGGAACTCAAGTCGGGCGACCACGTCCACCGGCCGGAAGTGCGGATCGTCCAGGGCAGAGAGGTGCGCATCGAGGCCGACCGCGAGGTGCCGTGGGGCGCCGACGGCGAGGTCGACGCGGTCCTGCCCGTCACGGCCCGGGTACTGCCCGGCGCCCTCACCGTGCTCGGCTGACCACGGCGCGACGGCCGGCGGTGCTGCGCCTTCCACGAAACCCGGTCCAGGTCCGTGAGCCGACGAGGGCCGCGGGAGTCACGCATCGCGGCTCGTGCGAACCCGCACCGCGGACGTACGATCACCGGCATGCCGAGGGCCGAGTCGAGTGGGGGAGCGGCGGGCGACAGCGCCGCCGCATGGCGTGCGGAACTGGTGGACCACCGGCGCACGGTGGGGCCGTCACCGGACGGGCGGTCCGGGTCCGCGCGGGAGTTGCTGGCACGCCGGGGCGAGCTGCGCATCCATGGCGGGATCGGGTCGGTCGGCTGCGTC
Coding sequences:
- a CDS encoding YegS/Rv2252/BmrU family lipid kinase, yielding MRQFTAIVNPTAGGSAGVAVLLRVARLLRQAGAGLETEYSRSLEHARDLAREAGQRGRVVLAVGGDGIAGGIGGALSGTDTLLGLVPAGRGNDFARALGLPTEPEALARVLLDGAPRAVDTIEVESVHGRAVVLGSVYAGVDALANRHANRSALFKGAASYYAGGLRAVASWRPAAYRVTVDGEQLAHRGYTVVAANSAYYGSGRIIAPGARVDDGLLEVVMIREAPRRLFFALMQELKSGDHVHRPEVRIVQGREVRIEADREVPWGADGEVDAVLPVTARVLPGALTVLG